A genomic segment from Novipirellula artificiosorum encodes:
- a CDS encoding CotH kinase family protein: MLAGDLFINEIMADNDTIIEDPDEAGAFEDWVEIYNPTAAAIDLGGMYLTDDVSDPMQWQFPAGSSVAAGGFLLIWADGEPEQGDDHASFKLSAGGETVALYDFDGKSLVDSLEFGAQVTDVSYGRSPDGSATLSVLTTPTPGAANSVVGEANLAPTANAGGPYSGTTADTISLSGSASVDTDGTIATYAWDLDYDGQYDDATGETASFSSTTVGTFIVGVQVTDDDGATSIDTGTITISQVGDEPSPWDPVAIDDSSAAFFDDTYVHEILITFEDADWYNTLYNSHATDADDPYFEASFVGDGIALDQVGVRFKGNSSFDGTGIKKSIKIDFDEYDEDNDALTFQGLKKLNLNNNYNDPTMLREKLFYDYASNFVDGVSRAVHTKVYINGEYYGLYTAVEQVDKTFTQSRFGDDEDGNLYKGTAADDAVLADPQADFGSDLTYLGTDQADYEDFYELKTNETANDYSQLIELIDVLNNTPSGELADAIEPLLDVDSTLTSLALNNLFVNLDSYSGAAHNYYLYDRDDTGQFTHLFWDVNESFGTFTQFVDRFQDPVEIDPFWLPVGTPMGPPGTPIEDESRPLAENLWAIDEYSTDYLRDLAQMLEEGFDVTSATARINELADLIRADVTADPNKQFTTAQFEQNLTTDVNAGMRTIYGLTSFIEDRSTYLASVLATYDLEPESVEIYINEIMADNDATIEDPDEADAFEDWIELYNPGTTSVDLSGFYLTDDAADPTQWQFPDGSTIDAGGYLVIWADGDADQGDDHASFKLSANGESVFLYNVDGTTLVDSITFGEQATDVSYGRFPNGSSTLVVLSAATPGAANTNDVIENVDPNADAGGPYNGKTGEMLTLDASGSTDSDGTIVSYAWDLDNDGQYDDFTGVTATYDATVAGTFAIGVMVTDDDGATSTDTAIVTVANSVVEPGSYVIVDTGQEDTYDDNGNVIAAPEPGEAFYGQDGQYDGVEFAFEENGDGTVMDLNTGLTWQQTPSDVSMSYEEALQYANSVELGGYDDWRLPTAKELFSLSNFSEGWPYIDTEYFDLVGATQGGPPEGTTGPTDGVPPEDGSSDSAPTDVLPPDGPPTDGVPPADGVPPEDAPAGETGVSKDEQYWATYYVGTTHGNQESAFGVNAATGHIKAYPAKVSGQFGNYVRLVRGDIYGENSFVDNGDGTVTDLATGLMWQQDDSGAGMDWEDSLEYAENLDLGGYDDWILPDIKQLQSILDYTQSPTAINEEDLGPAIDTDYFDIAKLPDGTTNTDSDYPYFWSSTSAYFGGNSTEYYYAWYASFGTAVDGNGDDSHGAGGVRFDTKVEGGPDGEGGERIYNFVRAVRYVGTDTTTNVEPTAEAGGPYTGTVGDTVALSGVASADTDGTIGTYAWDLDNDGQYDDATGVTATFDATTAGVFTVGLQVTDDDGATSTDTAMITVDAVVPAAGLRVTPSDGTTLVDENGASDTISVMLNSEPSADVVVTVTSADVGEVTVSPTTLTFTTENWSVAQVVTVTGMADGVADGSQVVALTFASTSEDPAYAALENLTVSATNENVETPSIPTQVFMPNLVVRAHVIPASSMRSAIIFEAFAGATLSVFPVGTASVSEIIRIVDENSERIDTYEAGSTSVTVVAGKLYAILFEAQAEQRIFTIRSTSGNEAFSPISPRNILLPTDTTGDGFTTASDALTVINHLNSGADQVTGEGETISASTALLDVSGDDRISALDSLIIINELNRPVETSSSAAEGEWVDAMIPQSVIDGSNQVKDVDDNGIFDEPLAPLALKTVRLVSEPLPNSGLTHVQLVDEVFGADDADHSISDNDIDLLASDLWRNTI; this comes from the coding sequence ATGCTCGCCGGTGACCTCTTCATCAACGAGATCATGGCCGACAACGATACAATCATCGAAGATCCCGATGAAGCGGGAGCGTTTGAGGATTGGGTTGAAATCTACAACCCCACTGCGGCGGCGATCGACCTCGGGGGCATGTACCTGACCGACGACGTGAGTGATCCCATGCAGTGGCAATTTCCAGCTGGATCGTCCGTTGCCGCAGGTGGCTTCCTGTTGATTTGGGCCGATGGCGAACCTGAACAAGGTGACGATCACGCATCGTTCAAGCTGTCGGCAGGCGGCGAAACGGTTGCACTATACGACTTCGACGGTAAGTCGCTGGTCGACTCGCTTGAGTTCGGTGCGCAGGTGACCGATGTTTCCTACGGGCGCTCTCCCGATGGCAGCGCAACGCTCAGCGTGTTAACCACGCCGACGCCGGGTGCTGCCAACTCTGTCGTCGGCGAAGCAAATCTGGCGCCAACCGCCAATGCTGGCGGACCGTACTCCGGCACCACGGCTGACACAATTTCGCTGAGCGGATCGGCGTCAGTCGACACCGACGGAACCATCGCAACTTACGCTTGGGACTTGGATTACGACGGCCAATATGACGACGCGACCGGTGAAACAGCAAGCTTCTCGTCGACGACGGTGGGGACGTTCATCGTCGGTGTCCAAGTGACCGACGATGACGGTGCAACCAGTATCGACACGGGTACGATTACGATTTCGCAGGTTGGAGACGAACCGTCGCCCTGGGATCCGGTCGCAATCGATGATTCGTCGGCGGCGTTCTTTGACGACACCTATGTCCACGAGATCTTGATCACGTTTGAAGATGCCGATTGGTACAACACGCTCTACAACTCACACGCCACCGACGCAGACGACCCATATTTCGAGGCCAGTTTTGTCGGTGACGGAATCGCATTGGACCAAGTCGGCGTTCGCTTCAAAGGGAACTCATCGTTTGACGGCACAGGCATCAAGAAGTCGATCAAGATTGACTTCGATGAATACGATGAAGACAACGACGCATTAACGTTCCAGGGATTGAAGAAGCTTAATCTGAATAACAACTACAATGACCCGACGATGCTGAGAGAGAAGTTATTCTACGATTACGCCTCGAACTTTGTCGACGGTGTCAGCCGCGCGGTTCACACCAAGGTCTATATCAACGGTGAGTACTACGGACTGTACACGGCGGTCGAACAGGTTGACAAGACATTCACGCAAAGCCGATTTGGCGACGACGAAGACGGCAATTTGTACAAAGGAACTGCGGCGGATGACGCCGTGCTTGCGGATCCGCAAGCCGATTTTGGTTCGGACTTGACGTACTTGGGAACGGATCAAGCCGACTATGAAGACTTCTATGAATTGAAGACGAACGAAACCGCGAACGATTACTCGCAGTTGATCGAGTTGATCGATGTGCTCAATAACACTCCATCGGGCGAATTGGCTGATGCGATCGAACCGCTCTTGGATGTCGACAGCACGCTGACTTCGCTGGCGCTGAACAATCTATTCGTGAACTTGGATTCCTACTCTGGCGCGGCCCACAACTACTACCTCTACGACCGTGACGACACGGGACAATTCACTCATCTGTTCTGGGACGTGAATGAATCGTTCGGCACGTTCACTCAATTCGTCGACCGCTTCCAAGACCCGGTAGAAATCGATCCGTTTTGGTTGCCAGTGGGGACACCGATGGGGCCTCCTGGAACGCCGATTGAGGACGAATCGCGACCGCTGGCGGAAAATCTGTGGGCGATCGATGAGTACAGCACTGACTACCTTCGCGATCTAGCGCAGATGCTGGAAGAAGGTTTTGACGTCACCTCCGCCACCGCACGAATCAACGAACTGGCCGATTTGATTCGCGCCGATGTCACAGCGGACCCGAACAAGCAGTTTACGACGGCACAGTTCGAGCAGAACTTGACGACGGACGTGAACGCGGGCATGAGGACGATCTACGGATTGACAAGCTTCATCGAGGATCGATCGACTTATCTCGCTTCCGTTCTAGCAACCTACGATCTGGAACCGGAATCGGTCGAGATCTACATCAACGAGATCATGGCGGACAATGATGCGACGATCGAAGATCCCGACGAAGCGGATGCATTTGAAGATTGGATCGAACTGTACAACCCTGGCACGACATCGGTGGATCTCAGTGGTTTCTATTTAACCGATGACGCTGCCGATCCGACGCAGTGGCAATTCCCCGACGGATCGACCATCGACGCGGGCGGTTATCTGGTCATCTGGGCGGATGGCGATGCCGATCAAGGGGACGATCACGCTTCGTTCAAGCTGTCCGCCAACGGCGAATCGGTTTTCCTCTACAATGTCGACGGAACAACACTGGTTGATTCGATCACCTTTGGTGAGCAGGCGACGGATGTCTCTTATGGCCGTTTCCCCAATGGTTCTTCAACGTTGGTCGTGTTGTCGGCTGCCACTCCCGGAGCCGCGAACACCAACGACGTGATCGAAAATGTCGATCCGAACGCTGATGCCGGTGGGCCATACAACGGAAAAACCGGCGAGATGCTTACGCTTGACGCCTCTGGTTCAACGGACAGCGACGGAACAATCGTTTCGTACGCCTGGGACCTCGACAATGATGGCCAGTACGACGATTTCACGGGCGTGACAGCTACGTACGATGCGACTGTTGCGGGCACCTTTGCTATCGGCGTCATGGTGACCGATGACGATGGTGCGACCAGCACCGATACAGCGATCGTCACCGTTGCCAACAGCGTGGTGGAACCGGGATCGTATGTGATCGTTGACACCGGACAGGAAGACACTTACGACGACAATGGCAATGTCATCGCTGCTCCTGAACCGGGCGAAGCATTCTACGGTCAGGACGGGCAATACGATGGCGTTGAGTTCGCCTTCGAAGAAAACGGCGACGGTACGGTGATGGATCTGAACACAGGTTTGACTTGGCAACAAACACCGTCCGATGTATCGATGAGTTACGAAGAAGCTCTTCAATACGCCAATAGCGTTGAACTGGGTGGATACGATGATTGGAGATTGCCAACGGCGAAAGAACTCTTCTCGCTGAGCAATTTCTCCGAGGGTTGGCCTTACATCGATACCGAATACTTTGACTTGGTTGGTGCCACACAGGGCGGTCCGCCTGAAGGCACTACCGGACCAACTGACGGTGTACCTCCGGAGGACGGGTCATCAGACAGTGCCCCAACTGATGTCCTTCCTCCGGACGGCCCGCCGACAGATGGTGTACCACCTGCAGACGGCGTGCCGCCGGAAGATGCACCAGCCGGCGAAACCGGAGTCAGTAAAGACGAACAATACTGGGCCACCTACTATGTTGGCACGACTCACGGCAACCAAGAATCTGCCTTCGGCGTCAACGCGGCGACCGGCCACATCAAGGCCTATCCAGCGAAAGTTAGCGGCCAATTTGGAAACTACGTGCGTCTCGTCCGAGGCGATATCTACGGTGAAAACAGCTTCGTCGACAACGGCGACGGCACGGTGACCGACTTGGCAACCGGCCTGATGTGGCAACAAGACGACAGCGGCGCGGGCATGGATTGGGAAGACTCGCTGGAGTACGCCGAGAACTTGGATTTGGGCGGTTACGATGATTGGATTTTGCCGGACATCAAACAGCTTCAAAGCATTCTGGATTACACTCAATCGCCCACCGCAATCAACGAAGAAGACCTCGGACCGGCGATTGATACCGACTACTTCGATATCGCTAAGCTTCCCGATGGAACCACCAACACGGATAGCGACTACCCGTACTTCTGGTCCAGCACCAGTGCTTACTTCGGCGGCAACAGCACCGAATACTATTACGCTTGGTATGCATCGTTCGGAACCGCGGTGGACGGCAACGGAGATGACTCCCACGGTGCAGGCGGCGTGCGTTTCGACACCAAGGTCGAAGGCGGCCCCGATGGTGAAGGTGGCGAACGGATTTACAATTTCGTTCGCGCCGTCCGTTACGTCGGCACTGACACGACAACCAACGTCGAGCCGACTGCCGAAGCCGGAGGCCCTTACACGGGAACCGTCGGCGATACGGTCGCGCTGAGCGGGGTCGCATCAGCGGACACCGACGGCACGATCGGAACGTACGCGTGGGACTTGGACAACGACGGCCAATACGACGACGCCACCGGAGTGACTGCGACGTTCGATGCAACGACCGCAGGAGTGTTCACGGTCGGCTTGCAAGTGACCGACGACGATGGGGCGACCAGCACCGACACGGCAATGATCACGGTGGACGCTGTTGTACCTGCCGCCGGACTGAGGGTAACGCCAAGCGACGGCACGACATTGGTCGATGAGAATGGGGCGAGTGACACGATTAGCGTGATGCTCAACAGCGAACCCAGCGCGGACGTTGTCGTTACCGTTACGAGTGCGGACGTCGGCGAAGTGACTGTTAGCCCAACGACACTGACGTTCACAACCGAAAACTGGAGTGTCGCTCAAGTCGTTACGGTGACGGGGATGGCAGACGGTGTCGCCGATGGCAGCCAAGTGGTCGCTTTGACGTTTGCTTCGACAAGTGAAGATCCAGCCTACGCAGCACTCGAGAATTTGACCGTAAGTGCCACGAATGAAAACGTCGAAACACCATCGATTCCCACGCAGGTTTTCATGCCAAACCTGGTTGTCAGGGCTCATGTGATCCCCGCGAGCAGCATGCGATCGGCGATCATCTTTGAGGCGTTCGCTGGTGCGACGTTATCGGTATTTCCTGTCGGCACGGCGTCCGTTAGCGAGATTATTCGAATCGTTGATGAGAATTCGGAGCGTATCGACACCTACGAAGCTGGCAGCACGAGTGTGACGGTCGTCGCGGGGAAACTCTACGCCATTCTCTTCGAGGCACAAGCCGAACAACGCATCTTCACGATTCGTTCGACCTCGGGGAATGAAGCGTTCTCGCCGATCTCGCCAAGAAATATTCTCCTGCCGACAGACACGACCGGGGATGGATTCACAACCGCCAGTGATGCGTTGACTGTGATCAACCACCTCAACAGTGGCGCGGATCAAGTCACGGGAGAGGGCGAAACGATCTCAGCCTCAACCGCTTTGCTCGACGTCAGTGGTGATGACCGAATCTCGGCACTCGATTCTCTCATTATCATTAACGAACTCAATCGTCCAGTCGAGACTTCGTCCAGTGCTGCCGAAGGAGAATGGGTCGATGCGATGATTCCGCAATCGGTAATCGATGGGAGCAACCAAGTCAAAGATGTCGACGACAACGGGATTTTTGACGAACCGCTTGCTCCACTCGCTTTGAAAACGGTTAGACTCGTTAGCGAGCCCCTGCCAAATTCCGGTCTCACCCATGTGCAGCTGGTCGATGAGGTGTTCGGTGCAGACGATGCGGACCATTCGATTTCCGATAACGACATCGATCTGCTCGCCTCGGATCTGTGGCGTAACACGATCTAG
- a CDS encoding outer membrane protein assembly factor BamB family protein, with protein sequence MNRSLTFALLTLCLSLFNPSNAADWPRFRGSDGDGMGTGSAIPLTWSETQNMAWRTPLPGPGSSSPVVWGDRVFVTCYSGYGVAGKEGGSKEQLQRHLICVKLSDGKILWQKTVPAEMPEDESQGYITEHGYASSSPVTDGEQVFVFFGKTGVLAFDLEGNEQWRVDVGKESSNRRWGSAASPVLYKKMVIVNASEESRAIIALDKKTGREVWKAEADTLELAYGTPLLVELPDATTELVISVPGEVWGLNPDTGKLRWFAETNLTGNICPSVIAKDGIVYTFGGYRSAGSHAIRAGGKDDVTDTHMVWSSRESSYVATPLLHEEYLYWIDDRGQAHCLDAKTGESVYRERVRDLSGSGRPVYASPVLVGDRLYVVSRYDGTFVLPAKPSFEILSTNRFESDESDSSGTPAITGDRMVLRSGRYLYCVSDN encoded by the coding sequence ATGAACCGCTCGCTGACATTCGCCCTATTGACGCTCTGCCTTTCGCTATTCAACCCATCCAACGCAGCCGATTGGCCTCGGTTTCGCGGAAGCGATGGCGATGGGATGGGTACTGGCTCAGCGATCCCACTCACATGGAGTGAGACGCAAAACATGGCCTGGCGAACACCGTTGCCTGGACCCGGTTCTTCGTCGCCTGTGGTTTGGGGAGACCGTGTTTTTGTCACTTGCTATTCGGGCTACGGAGTCGCTGGCAAAGAAGGCGGTTCGAAAGAACAGCTACAGCGGCATTTGATCTGCGTGAAGCTGTCCGACGGCAAGATTCTTTGGCAAAAGACGGTCCCCGCCGAAATGCCCGAGGATGAAAGCCAGGGCTACATTACCGAACATGGATACGCCAGTAGTTCGCCAGTGACCGACGGAGAACAAGTTTTTGTTTTCTTTGGCAAGACCGGAGTCCTCGCTTTTGACCTGGAAGGGAATGAGCAATGGCGAGTCGATGTAGGGAAGGAATCGAGCAATCGTCGTTGGGGATCCGCCGCCAGTCCTGTGTTGTATAAAAAAATGGTGATTGTGAACGCTTCGGAAGAGAGCCGCGCGATCATCGCACTTGATAAGAAAACGGGCCGCGAAGTTTGGAAAGCGGAAGCCGATACGCTCGAGCTAGCTTACGGAACGCCGCTGCTCGTGGAGTTGCCGGATGCCACAACCGAGTTGGTGATCTCCGTGCCAGGGGAAGTATGGGGGTTGAATCCAGATACGGGCAAACTGAGGTGGTTTGCCGAAACAAACTTGACTGGCAACATTTGCCCGTCGGTCATTGCCAAGGATGGAATCGTCTACACTTTCGGAGGCTACCGTTCAGCAGGAAGCCATGCGATTCGTGCCGGCGGAAAAGACGATGTCACCGACACTCACATGGTATGGTCCAGCCGCGAGAGTTCCTATGTCGCGACTCCACTTTTGCATGAGGAATACCTCTACTGGATCGACGATCGCGGCCAAGCCCATTGTCTTGATGCGAAAACCGGCGAATCCGTCTACCGCGAGCGTGTTCGTGATTTGAGCGGCAGTGGTAGACCCGTCTACGCATCACCCGTATTGGTTGGTGACCGATTGTATGTGGTCAGCCGTTACGACGGCACATTCGTTCTACCGGCAAAACCATCCTTCGAGATCCTGTCTACCAATCGCTTCGAATCGGATGAAAGCGACAGCAGCGGAACCCCCGCGATCACCGGCGATCGGATGGTGCTCCGGTCAGGCCGCTATTTGTATTGTGTTTCAGATAATTAG
- a CDS encoding CotH kinase family protein, giving the protein MKKKLLSLLIVGVAAAGVGIVFAKRPVLFGFGGPGGPDRTERKILEQYDADASGWLDANERQMARKAIASDQGRRGGPGGGTGGPGHGESTLPGTPGPKVAVGDVNAYPDKPLYDTSILRTVFLQFDNVDWESEMEDFYSTDVDVPATMIMDGKTYEMVGVHFRGASSYDHVPRGGKRSVNVSLDMIDEDQNIDGYKTLNLLNCHCDPSMMSSVVYSHIARQYIPAPKANFVHLVVNGESWGLYNNVQQFDKKFLKENYGGSKGTRWKVSGSPQADGGLRYLGDDLDPYKLRFEMKSSDGKKAWSALVQLCKTLNETPSEELESALEPMLDIDETLKFLALDIVLANNDGYWTRASDYNLFRDHEGIFHVLPHDMNEAFALSGPGPDSRRGPDDRPHGPGGPGGKPGFIRDFFGSLVGGHGGGPLRGEVDVDPLVDINSDRMPLRSRLLGVPELQQRYLQYVQQIASESVVWENLGPVVEDYRQLIEPLVKADTRKLTSYEAFQAATDPETPSSDHSMSLRRFADERPAFLNSTISAADKAENK; this is encoded by the coding sequence ATGAAAAAGAAACTTCTTTCGCTTCTTATTGTTGGCGTGGCCGCTGCGGGAGTGGGAATCGTCTTTGCAAAGCGTCCCGTGCTGTTTGGTTTTGGCGGACCGGGTGGTCCGGACCGTACAGAACGGAAAATCCTCGAACAGTACGATGCTGACGCGAGCGGCTGGCTCGATGCGAACGAGCGTCAGATGGCTCGCAAAGCGATAGCCTCCGATCAAGGCCGAAGAGGTGGCCCTGGTGGTGGAACTGGTGGGCCGGGTCACGGCGAATCGACGCTGCCGGGAACGCCTGGACCGAAGGTCGCCGTTGGTGATGTCAATGCCTATCCAGACAAGCCGTTATACGACACCAGCATCTTGCGAACCGTGTTCTTGCAATTCGACAACGTTGACTGGGAATCTGAGATGGAAGATTTCTATTCAACCGATGTGGATGTCCCGGCAACCATGATCATGGATGGAAAGACCTACGAGATGGTCGGAGTTCACTTTCGCGGGGCTTCGTCGTATGACCACGTTCCGCGTGGCGGCAAGCGATCGGTCAATGTGTCGTTGGACATGATCGACGAGGACCAAAATATCGACGGATACAAGACGTTGAACCTGCTGAACTGCCATTGTGATCCGTCCATGATGAGCAGCGTCGTGTATTCGCACATCGCTCGCCAATACATCCCGGCTCCTAAAGCCAACTTCGTCCACCTGGTCGTTAATGGCGAAAGCTGGGGGTTATACAACAATGTTCAACAGTTCGACAAAAAGTTCCTGAAAGAAAACTACGGCGGATCAAAAGGGACACGTTGGAAGGTCAGCGGCAGCCCGCAAGCGGATGGTGGCCTGCGTTATCTAGGGGATGATCTGGATCCGTACAAGTTGCGGTTTGAGATGAAGTCGAGCGATGGCAAGAAGGCTTGGTCGGCACTTGTGCAGTTATGCAAGACATTGAACGAGACACCAAGCGAAGAGTTGGAGTCCGCACTGGAGCCGATGCTTGATATTGACGAAACCCTGAAGTTCCTCGCGCTCGACATCGTACTCGCCAACAACGACGGCTACTGGACGCGGGCGAGTGACTACAACCTGTTCCGCGATCACGAAGGCATATTCCATGTCCTGCCGCACGACATGAACGAAGCCTTTGCGCTGTCCGGCCCCGGACCTGACAGTCGACGGGGTCCCGATGATCGACCGCACGGTCCTGGCGGTCCCGGCGGCAAACCGGGCTTCATCCGTGACTTCTTCGGAAGTCTTGTGGGTGGCCACGGCGGTGGTCCTCTTCGCGGCGAAGTCGACGTCGATCCGCTGGTCGACATCAATAGCGATCGCATGCCGCTGCGAAGCCGATTGCTGGGGGTGCCCGAATTGCAACAGCGCTACCTTCAATACGTTCAGCAAATCGCGAGCGAATCGGTTGTCTGGGAGAACTTAGGTCCGGTCGTCGAGGACTATCGACAACTCATCGAACCGCTCGTCAAAGCGGATACGCGAAAGTTGACATCGTATGAAGCCTTTCAAGCGGCAACGGATCCTGAGACGCCGTCCTCGGATCACTCCATGTCGCTACGGAGGTTTGCAGACGAGCGACCCGCGTTCCTAAACTCGACGATTTCCGCTGCTGACAAAGCCGAGAATAAATAG
- a CDS encoding EF-hand domain-containing protein produces MNRAFQFSVVVGFALSSSLLFAQPPGRGGPPGMREGGGPPTEMIIQLFTLADVNRDSSVTKAELTAVLQNQSRGNPFGGGGPPPQAGNFGQANQQAQNQPPQDGGPQGPPPTPGQVLPESVAQSLNLTDRQKRILAALQADVDKRLAAMLTDEQEEQLKNYRPPHGPDHAEAGADEDEEGRPQRPQ; encoded by the coding sequence ATGAATCGTGCCTTTCAATTCTCAGTCGTCGTCGGCTTCGCACTTAGCTCAAGCCTGCTATTTGCACAACCTCCGGGACGAGGTGGACCTCCTGGGATGCGTGAAGGAGGAGGTCCGCCTACGGAGATGATCATTCAGTTGTTCACACTGGCGGATGTCAATAGAGACAGCAGCGTGACGAAGGCGGAATTGACGGCGGTTCTGCAAAACCAAAGTCGTGGCAATCCATTCGGTGGTGGTGGCCCGCCTCCGCAAGCTGGCAACTTCGGACAAGCCAACCAGCAAGCTCAGAATCAACCGCCGCAAGACGGTGGTCCTCAGGGTCCGCCACCAACGCCCGGTCAAGTCTTGCCCGAATCCGTCGCTCAGTCGCTTAACCTAACCGATCGACAGAAGCGTATCCTTGCCGCACTGCAAGCCGACGTCGACAAACGTCTCGCTGCGATGCTAACAGACGAGCAAGAAGAGCAACTCAAAAACTATCGACCACCGCATGGCCCCGACCATGCCGAAGCCGGAGCTGACGAAGACGAAGAGGGACGGCCGCAACGTCCACAATGA